The following are encoded in a window of Sutcliffiella horikoshii genomic DNA:
- a CDS encoding DUF1646 family protein, producing MDFGLISIFLVVLLGPLLIKKIEENMEVFLLSMGILASMVSGVYNEHLFFIAATDPIFISLAVLMAGLVFRWLQMPFSRILHFLKNRVPFKLFIFLLVVFLGLISSVITAIIAALLLVFIVVGLDLEKKEQIRLTVLSCFSIGLGAALTPIGEPLSIVTISKLNGDFFYLLRLIGKDVLLSLFLFGLLAAFMVKAPGANEMVRSAKDRESYEEIFVRGLKIYFFVMGLTFLGAGFEPFVSTYFLGMDPSVLYWFNMSSAILDNATLAAAEISAELDPAVIRVILLGLMISGGMLVPGNIPNIIAAGKLGITSKEWARHGVPVGLGAMVIYYFIVL from the coding sequence ATGGATTTCGGACTGATATCGATTTTTCTGGTCGTGTTACTGGGACCTTTACTTATTAAAAAAATAGAAGAAAATATGGAAGTATTCTTGTTGAGCATGGGGATCCTTGCCAGTATGGTTAGCGGGGTCTACAATGAACACCTTTTCTTCATTGCTGCAACTGATCCCATCTTCATTTCACTCGCCGTCTTAATGGCGGGCCTGGTTTTCAGATGGTTGCAGATGCCGTTTAGTCGAATTCTCCACTTTTTGAAAAATAGAGTCCCATTTAAGTTATTTATCTTTTTACTTGTTGTGTTTCTTGGACTAATCTCAAGTGTCATTACCGCAATTATTGCTGCGCTCCTATTAGTATTCATCGTGGTAGGACTTGATCTGGAAAAGAAAGAACAAATCAGGCTGACCGTCCTTTCTTGTTTTTCCATAGGACTTGGTGCAGCACTTACGCCAATCGGAGAGCCTTTATCCATTGTGACAATCAGTAAATTGAACGGGGATTTCTTTTACCTATTAAGGCTGATTGGCAAGGATGTCCTATTATCTTTATTCTTGTTCGGCTTGCTTGCTGCCTTCATGGTGAAAGCACCAGGAGCTAACGAGATGGTGCGCAGTGCGAAGGACAGGGAAAGTTATGAGGAAATCTTTGTTCGAGGCTTGAAGATTTACTTCTTTGTCATGGGTCTGACTTTTCTTGGTGCAGGATTTGAGCCATTTGTCTCCACCTATTTTTTAGGAATGGATCCTTCTGTTTTGTACTGGTTCAATATGTCCTCGGCCATTTTGGATAATGCGACATTGGCGGCCGCTGAGATTAGTGCCGAGCTGGATCCGGCAGTCATTCGGGTGATTTTACTTGGCCTCATGATAAGTGGAGGAATGTTGGTGCCTGGAAATATTCCGAATATCATTGCAGCTGGAAAACTTGGGATTACAAGTAAAGAGTGGGCAAGACATGGGGTTCCAGTTGGACTTGGAGCGATGGTCATTTATTATTTTATTGTCTTATAG
- the ftsX gene encoding permease-like cell division protein FtsX — MKPRTLLRHFKESFKSLARNGWMTFASVSAVTVTLLLVGVFLVLMMNLNNVASEIESDVEIRVHIDLTANKEDQEVLKQQIQNLPEVETVDFSSKEEELKGLVDSFGEDGGAFELFEQNNPLYDVFIIKTATPQETITAAKKIDELEFTHKVIYGAETVERLFKVFEIARNVGLALILGLVFTAMFLISNTIKITIFARRKEIEIMKLVGATNGFIRWPFFLEGLWLGILGSFVPIGIILTSYYYLIDLVQPRIQGTFIQMLPFYPFAFQVIGILIAIGAFIGMWGSMMSVRKFLRV, encoded by the coding sequence ATGAAGCCTAGAACTCTACTGCGACATTTTAAAGAGAGCTTTAAAAGTTTAGCGCGTAACGGATGGATGACTTTTGCATCTGTCAGTGCCGTGACAGTTACCCTCCTATTAGTGGGTGTATTTCTTGTACTAATGATGAATTTGAACAATGTCGCATCGGAAATTGAAAGTGATGTAGAAATTCGAGTTCATATAGACCTTACAGCCAATAAGGAAGATCAAGAAGTCTTAAAACAACAGATACAGAACTTACCCGAAGTGGAAACAGTCGACTTTTCCTCGAAAGAAGAAGAGTTAAAAGGGTTGGTAGATAGTTTTGGTGAGGACGGCGGAGCTTTTGAGCTGTTCGAACAAAATAATCCACTGTATGATGTTTTCATCATTAAGACAGCAACACCACAAGAAACCATTACAGCAGCCAAGAAAATTGACGAGCTGGAATTTACACATAAAGTTATCTATGGTGCAGAAACAGTGGAAAGATTATTCAAAGTGTTTGAGATTGCGAGAAACGTTGGCCTTGCTCTAATCCTCGGACTAGTATTTACAGCAATGTTCCTAATATCTAACACAATTAAGATCACCATATTTGCACGAAGAAAAGAAATTGAAATCATGAAATTGGTTGGAGCAACAAACGGGTTCATTCGTTGGCCATTCTTCTTAGAAGGGTTGTGGTTGGGAATTCTCGGTTCATTCGTTCCGATTGGAATTATCCTAACGTCCTACTATTATTTAATAGATCTTGTTCAACCAAGAATTCAAGGTACATTTATTCAAATGCTTCCATTTTATCCATTCGCATTTCAAGTCATTGGAATCTTAATTGCAATTGGTGCGTTTATCGGTATGTGGGGAAGCATGATGTCTGTTCGAAAATTCCTACGAGTTTAA
- a CDS encoding PDZ domain-containing protein, with amino-acid sequence MESWFWELLIGVGRLFIHPVLYVTLAVAVILGYFRVKRERHDFHIRVEYGLTEFQKACKSLLVGLALSVLTIGLGVIIPFGTIVLLSFFSIIFTLFIKPRWLSTAYIFGFTILAVVLLPKLETGVTTFQRLFESVEATHLPTLAILMGILMVAEGLFVWKQAPVQTSPQLQKSKRGLPVGTHVVQRVWILPLFLFVPVGSGEIETSFQWWPVLQMGEHTLSLWLVPFSMGYYQRLKASLPLDAIPIVGRQLVLLAVVVLLTGVGSIWWENAAILAAVVAVIGREWLNYRAKTEDEKHQPIFVQRDKGLVILGVIPDSPAEKMNLQIGEIITKVNNIPVNSVSNFYEALQQNRAFCKLQVVDANGEARFAQTALYEGDHHELGVLFVQVGKKWKQTEAV; translated from the coding sequence ATGGAATCATGGTTTTGGGAATTGCTGATAGGAGTGGGTCGCCTTTTCATCCACCCTGTCCTTTATGTGACCTTAGCTGTTGCAGTAATATTGGGATATTTTCGCGTCAAAAGAGAACGCCATGACTTTCATATACGAGTGGAATACGGCCTGACGGAGTTTCAAAAGGCTTGTAAGAGTCTTTTGGTTGGACTAGCTTTATCTGTGCTTACAATTGGTTTGGGAGTGATTATTCCTTTTGGAACAATTGTGCTCCTCAGCTTCTTTAGCATTATTTTTACCCTTTTCATTAAGCCGAGATGGCTTTCGACTGCCTATATATTCGGGTTCACTATCTTGGCAGTAGTACTTTTACCAAAATTGGAGACGGGTGTCACCACCTTTCAGCGCTTGTTTGAATCTGTAGAAGCAACGCATTTACCGACACTGGCCATTCTGATGGGGATACTTATGGTTGCTGAAGGACTGTTCGTCTGGAAACAGGCACCTGTGCAAACCTCTCCGCAGCTTCAAAAAAGTAAGCGTGGGTTGCCGGTTGGTACACATGTTGTCCAAAGAGTATGGATTCTTCCGCTATTCTTATTTGTGCCCGTCGGTTCTGGAGAAATCGAGACAAGCTTTCAGTGGTGGCCTGTCCTGCAAATGGGGGAACACACCCTTTCCTTGTGGCTTGTTCCATTCAGCATGGGGTATTATCAACGACTAAAAGCAAGCTTACCGTTAGATGCAATCCCGATCGTTGGCAGACAATTGGTTCTGCTTGCAGTCGTGGTCTTGTTGACTGGAGTTGGCAGCATATGGTGGGAAAATGCCGCCATCCTTGCAGCAGTTGTTGCTGTAATTGGTAGGGAATGGCTGAATTACAGGGCCAAAACAGAGGACGAAAAGCACCAGCCGATCTTTGTTCAACGTGACAAAGGACTTGTCATTCTAGGGGTAATTCCAGATAGTCCGGCTGAAAAAATGAACCTCCAAATTGGAGAAATCATTACAAAAGTAAACAATATCCCGGTAAATTCCGTTTCGAATTTTTATGAAGCACTTCAGCAAAACAGGGCATTTTGCAAACTGCAAGTTGTGGATGCAAACGGTGAAGCACGTTTTGCTCAAACTGCTTTGTACGAAGGAGACCACCATGAACTGGGGGTACTATTCGTTCAGGTCGGGAAGAAGTGGAAGCAGACGGAAGCTGTATAA
- a CDS encoding S41 family peptidase, whose product MNRKIVTVLMVVSVLVGAAGMYAGLQWFGHGPAAAVPSVQNPLTDNTEQAAPQESPKETAAQMEKIQQAYELISSRYVEETESEKLIQGAIQGMVDTLEDPYSVYMDKDTAEQFTQSLESSFEGIGAEVGMQNGKVTIVSPFRGSPAEKAGLQPNDQILKVDDQDIEGLDLYEAVLKIRGEKGTVVTLEIQRPGVQEPFNVDVTRDTIPIETVYSETIEQDGKKVGYIQITSFSQDTGKDFQEQLAALEEQNIEGLVVDVRGNPGGLLDQVQIIAAELVTKEKPYVQIEQRNGEKQRFFSSLTEKKPYEIVTLIDKGSASASEILAGALKEAGNYEVVGDASFGKGTVQQALELGDGSNLKLTLYKWLTPDGNWIHNDGVEPTIPVKQPDYFYANPINMEEEEELALDANSEKVKNVQVMLKGLGFDPGREDGYFSKETEDAVKSFQAENDLSASGKVDSQTAEQLQAQLLEAVRAKENDVQLKEAIKTLMK is encoded by the coding sequence ATGAATCGCAAAATTGTTACAGTATTAATGGTTGTATCAGTTCTAGTTGGAGCGGCAGGAATGTATGCAGGATTACAATGGTTTGGTCATGGACCAGCAGCAGCTGTACCTTCCGTGCAAAATCCTCTTACTGATAACACAGAGCAAGCTGCACCGCAGGAATCGCCGAAAGAAACGGCGGCACAGATGGAAAAGATTCAACAGGCATATGAACTTATTTCTTCTCGATATGTGGAGGAAACTGAATCAGAAAAACTGATACAAGGCGCCATACAAGGGATGGTCGATACACTGGAGGATCCATATTCCGTGTATATGGATAAGGATACGGCAGAGCAATTTACACAGTCGCTCGAATCTTCTTTTGAAGGGATTGGGGCAGAAGTGGGCATGCAGAACGGGAAGGTGACCATTGTGTCTCCATTCCGCGGTTCCCCTGCTGAAAAGGCTGGACTGCAACCAAATGACCAAATTCTTAAAGTAGATGACCAAGATATAGAAGGCTTGGATTTATATGAAGCAGTACTTAAGATCCGCGGTGAAAAAGGGACGGTTGTGACATTAGAAATCCAGCGTCCTGGTGTTCAGGAACCGTTCAATGTAGACGTGACACGTGATACGATTCCAATTGAAACGGTGTATTCTGAAACGATTGAACAAGATGGCAAAAAAGTGGGATACATCCAGATTACCTCCTTCTCACAAGATACCGGGAAAGACTTTCAAGAGCAGTTAGCAGCACTGGAAGAGCAGAACATTGAAGGATTAGTGGTCGATGTCCGCGGTAACCCAGGTGGACTTTTAGATCAAGTTCAGATTATTGCTGCAGAGCTTGTGACAAAGGAAAAACCATATGTTCAAATTGAACAGCGTAATGGGGAAAAGCAGCGTTTCTTCTCCTCCTTAACAGAGAAAAAGCCTTATGAAATTGTGACCCTAATCGATAAAGGAAGTGCGTCTGCGTCTGAAATTTTAGCAGGTGCATTAAAAGAAGCAGGCAACTATGAGGTCGTTGGGGACGCTTCTTTCGGTAAAGGGACTGTTCAGCAAGCACTAGAGCTTGGTGATGGCAGTAACTTGAAGCTTACACTTTATAAGTGGTTGACACCTGATGGGAACTGGATTCACAACGATGGAGTGGAGCCTACAATACCTGTCAAACAGCCGGATTACTTCTATGCAAATCCAATAAATATGGAAGAAGAGGAAGAGCTGGCGCTTGATGCAAATAGTGAAAAAGTAAAGAATGTACAAGTGATGTTGAAAGGCCTTGGCTTTGACCCAGGACGTGAGGATGGGTATTTCAGCAAGGAAACGGAAGATGCTGTGAAGTCTTTCCAAGCTGAAAATGACTTATCCGCATCTGGAAAAGTTGACAGCCAAACGGCAGAACAGTTGCAAGCACAATTGCTTGAAGCGGTACGCGCAAAAGAAAACGATGTACAACTAAAAGAGGCAATCAAAACACTGATGAAATAA
- a CDS encoding DedA family protein — protein MFEEIILTFIESFKGLSYFGVVLALTFEFIPAELVLPLVGYWAYQGDMNLILAILAGSIGGVTGPLTLYALGRFGGRPLLDKYGKYFFIREKDMATAEGFFVKYGAVIAFLGRFIPGVRTVISVPCGMAKMNIVLFIAYTYLAMLPITAAYVYVGFRFGPQWADAASVISVYLKPLGIGILLVLLVILIFRYRKNQKVNKTREKYS, from the coding sequence TTGTTCGAAGAAATCATTTTAACTTTCATAGAATCATTTAAAGGCCTATCTTATTTTGGTGTGGTCTTAGCCTTGACGTTTGAATTCATTCCGGCAGAGCTTGTTCTACCTCTTGTCGGTTATTGGGCTTATCAAGGGGATATGAACCTTATTCTTGCAATTTTAGCAGGAAGTATAGGCGGGGTTACTGGTCCCTTGACACTATATGCCCTTGGTAGGTTTGGAGGCAGGCCTCTACTCGATAAGTATGGAAAGTATTTTTTTATTCGTGAAAAGGATATGGCAACAGCGGAGGGTTTTTTCGTAAAATATGGTGCCGTCATTGCCTTTCTTGGCAGATTTATTCCTGGGGTGCGGACCGTTATCTCGGTTCCGTGCGGGATGGCAAAAATGAACATAGTGTTATTTATCGCTTACACTTATCTTGCGATGCTCCCAATAACGGCAGCCTATGTATACGTGGGATTCCGTTTTGGTCCTCAGTGGGCAGACGCGGCATCTGTCATTTCCGTCTACCTAAAACCTTTAGGAATCGGGATATTGCTAGTGCTGCTTGTTATACTAATTTTTAGATATAGAAAAAACCAAAAGGTGAATAAGACCCGTGAAAAGTACAGTTGA
- a CDS encoding MurR/RpiR family transcriptional regulator produces the protein MNRQESQYCMMRIRSHYPQFRGKEQVIADYILNNPQRIVHSTINQVADDLGVADSTVFRFCQRIGFKGYQAMKIALATEIVEPIQDIHENIMEHDSEKTIAEKVFRSNIKTLEDTLKILDDEAFHQVINAILGARKVELFGSGGSNVIAMDAYHKLIRTGVSVNVQSDTHMQLMSASQLTDEDVAIIISHTGASKDMMHILEVVKASGVKTIGITNFAKSPLSQGVDIALYTMSEETDYRSEALSSRIAQLAMIDAIYVNVLMAKKDEGKEALQKVRAAISVKRV, from the coding sequence ATGAACAGACAAGAATCGCAATACTGCATGATGCGCATACGTTCCCACTATCCACAATTCAGGGGGAAGGAGCAAGTCATCGCGGACTATATCCTCAATAATCCACAAAGAATTGTCCACAGCACCATCAATCAGGTTGCGGATGATCTCGGTGTAGCGGACTCCACCGTATTCCGTTTTTGCCAGCGGATCGGCTTTAAGGGCTATCAGGCAATGAAAATTGCACTCGCAACGGAAATTGTCGAACCTATTCAAGATATTCATGAAAATATTATGGAACATGACAGCGAAAAAACGATTGCGGAAAAAGTGTTCCGTTCCAATATTAAAACGCTTGAAGATACGTTGAAGATCCTTGATGACGAAGCGTTTCACCAGGTTATCAACGCCATTCTCGGAGCACGAAAAGTGGAGTTGTTCGGAAGCGGCGGTTCTAATGTCATCGCGATGGACGCCTATCATAAACTTATTCGGACAGGGGTTTCGGTGAACGTTCAGTCTGATACCCACATGCAGCTTATGTCTGCCAGCCAACTGACAGATGAAGACGTGGCCATCATCATTTCTCATACTGGGGCATCCAAGGATATGATGCACATTCTTGAAGTGGTGAAAGCAAGTGGAGTGAAGACAATCGGCATCACCAATTTTGCCAAATCTCCGTTAAGCCAAGGAGTGGACATCGCACTGTACACAATGTCAGAAGAAACGGATTACAGGTCAGAGGCACTGTCTTCTCGTATCGCCCAGCTTGCCATGATTGATGCCATTTATGTAAATGTGCTTATGGCGAAAAAGGATGAGGGAAAAGAGGCTTTGCAGAAGGTGCGTGCTGCGATATCGGTGAAGCGCGTATAG
- a CDS encoding murein hydrolase activator EnvC family protein, which translates to MRRKIGTIAIAAVIGFSGFFASGLSEKAFANEMQQKLNEVKDQQSSNESTRTEKQTEVNQLQAEQQEIRAEVERLDKAVAETKNKISGKKEEIDTTRKDIEKLKEEIEVLKERIAKRNELLEDRARSFQQGGGAVNYLDVLLGAQSFGDFLDRVGAVATIVQADRDILQAHQNDMQELEAKELEMREQLASLEQQLVDLENMEVQLKGQIAEKDKLLAELKKKEKETMHEIHELENEAEVLASQEKAIRAEIKAAEERAKREAQERARQEAERKRLEEQRKREHEAAVAAAKAKGEPEPAPEHVSSPPPPVSSGSWTRPTTGSVTSGFGTRWGSQHYGIDVGKNGRSGNVPVVAAGSGTVFQAYYSSSYGNVVFITHYIDGQTWTTVYAHLESLGVSAGQSVSKGQFIGNMGNTGFSTGPHLHFELHKGSWNGSKSNAVNPASYINF; encoded by the coding sequence ATGAGAAGAAAGATTGGTACAATCGCTATTGCTGCAGTCATTGGCTTTTCCGGATTTTTCGCTTCGGGATTATCCGAAAAGGCTTTTGCGAACGAGATGCAACAAAAGCTTAACGAAGTAAAGGATCAACAATCATCAAATGAATCTACCAGAACTGAAAAACAAACTGAAGTAAATCAACTGCAAGCGGAGCAACAAGAAATTAGAGCAGAAGTAGAACGCCTTGATAAAGCTGTTGCAGAAACAAAAAATAAAATCAGTGGTAAAAAAGAAGAAATCGATACAACTCGTAAAGATATTGAAAAACTTAAAGAAGAAATAGAAGTACTAAAAGAGCGTATTGCCAAAAGAAATGAGCTTCTAGAAGATCGCGCTCGTTCCTTCCAACAAGGTGGAGGAGCCGTGAATTACTTAGATGTATTGTTAGGTGCACAAAGCTTTGGAGATTTTCTGGACCGCGTTGGCGCGGTAGCAACAATTGTTCAAGCAGATCGTGATATTCTACAAGCTCATCAAAATGATATGCAAGAACTGGAAGCTAAGGAGCTGGAAATGCGTGAGCAGTTGGCTTCATTGGAACAACAACTAGTTGATTTGGAAAATATGGAAGTTCAATTAAAAGGTCAGATAGCAGAAAAAGATAAGCTACTTGCTGAATTGAAGAAAAAAGAAAAAGAAACGATGCACGAAATCCATGAACTGGAAAATGAAGCAGAAGTATTAGCTTCTCAAGAAAAAGCAATACGCGCTGAAATTAAAGCTGCGGAAGAGCGTGCTAAACGTGAAGCACAAGAACGCGCGAGACAAGAGGCGGAAAGAAAGCGTCTTGAAGAGCAACGTAAAAGAGAACACGAAGCAGCGGTTGCGGCAGCAAAGGCTAAAGGAGAACCTGAACCAGCTCCTGAACATGTTTCATCACCGCCACCACCAGTTTCATCCGGATCTTGGACAAGACCGACAACTGGTAGTGTAACATCTGGCTTTGGTACTCGTTGGGGCTCCCAGCACTATGGTATCGATGTTGGGAAAAACGGAAGAAGCGGTAACGTACCTGTCGTAGCAGCAGGAAGTGGTACAGTATTCCAAGCTTACTACTCCAGCTCGTACGGTAATGTAGTTTTCATCACTCACTACATTGATGGTCAAACTTGGACAACGGTTTATGCTCATTTAGAAAGCTTGGGAGTAAGTGCAGGACAATCCGTATCTAAAGGTCAATTCATCGGTAACATGGGGAACACTGGATTTTCAACAGGACCTCACTTGCACTTTGAATTGCACAAAGGTTCTTGGAACGGATCTAAATCCAATGCAGTGAACCCTGCATCTTATATTAACTTTTAA
- a CDS encoding RNA polymerase alpha subunit C-terminal domain-containing protein, whose translation MVCEHGHKYYKSSDCPSCPTCNKENKPKASFLSKLSSPARNALIQKEVDTVQKLSKYTEKEILNFHGIGPASLPIMRASLEEEGLSFMDK comes from the coding sequence ATGGTTTGCGAACATGGACATAAATATTATAAAAGTAGTGATTGCCCAAGTTGCCCTACTTGTAATAAAGAGAATAAACCTAAAGCTAGTTTCCTTTCAAAACTTAGTTCACCGGCAAGAAATGCATTAATTCAAAAAGAGGTCGACACTGTACAGAAACTATCAAAGTACACTGAAAAAGAAATCTTAAATTTTCATGGTATTGGACCAGCCTCCTTACCTATTATGAGAGCTTCATTAGAAGAAGAAGGGTTATCATTTATGGATAAATAA
- the ftsE gene encoding cell division ATP-binding protein FtsE yields MIEMQDVYKKYPNGVQAVDGINIRIKAGEFVYVVGPSGAGKSTFIKMMYREEKPTSGSIVIDGVNLSKLKESKVPLLRRNIGVVFQDFKLLPQLTVYENVAFALEVIEESPKNIKKRVMEVLDLVKLKHKARHLPNELSGGEQQRISIARSIVNKPKVMIADEPTGNLDPDTSWEIMNIFEEINEKGTTIVMATHNREIVNTIKKRVIAIENGKIARDQAEGDYGYEA; encoded by the coding sequence ATGATTGAAATGCAAGACGTCTATAAAAAATACCCAAACGGCGTACAAGCTGTGGATGGTATTAATATAAGAATAAAAGCGGGCGAGTTTGTCTATGTAGTAGGTCCAAGTGGAGCTGGTAAATCCACGTTCATCAAAATGATGTACAGGGAAGAAAAGCCCACAAGCGGAAGCATTGTCATTGACGGAGTAAACCTTTCAAAGTTGAAGGAAAGCAAGGTTCCCTTACTTCGTAGAAACATTGGAGTAGTATTCCAGGACTTCAAACTTTTACCTCAGTTGACAGTCTATGAAAATGTAGCCTTTGCCTTAGAAGTAATAGAAGAAAGTCCAAAAAATATAAAAAAACGTGTGATGGAAGTTCTTGATCTTGTAAAACTAAAGCACAAGGCACGTCATCTTCCAAACGAACTTTCAGGTGGAGAGCAGCAACGTATTTCGATTGCGCGTTCCATAGTCAATAAACCGAAAGTAATGATAGCCGATGAGCCAACAGGTAACCTTGATCCTGACACCTCATGGGAGATCATGAATATTTTTGAAGAAATTAACGAAAAAGGTACGACGATAGTAATGGCAACGCACAACCGTGAGATTGTAAATACTATCAAGAAGCGTGTAATTGCCATTGAAAATGGGAAGATTGCGCGTGACCAAGCAGAGGGGGACTACGGTTATGAAGCCTAG